In one window of Terriglobia bacterium DNA:
- a CDS encoding FAD-dependent monooxygenase, giving the protein MRIIVVGGGIGGLTTAIALRRVGIDVDVYERAPELGEVGAGIALAVNALRALSVLGLAGELQSEGIVPLQGGLRRPDGTVLASMAAGELAQNLGTVAVVHRAELLALLMRHVEPGCIHLGMRCVEVRQDLSGVTARFDTGETVRADGLVAADGLRSTVRAQLFDSPAVRYAGYTAWRTVVKSSDAGTTMGETWGRGRRFGIIPMAKGRVYWFAVKNAPEGQRDPSSGTKSVLAGLFRGWHWPVEALIAASSDDCILRNDIYDIDPLPQLVRGRVALLGDAAHAMTPNLGQGACQAIEDSVVLAVCLKSVDPIEKALLQYERRRLSRSRRIQLWSRRLGKAAQLENPILCGIRDFAMRMTPKKASLQQLGSLYGAEILTGDEEAQLKTSK; this is encoded by the coding sequence ATGCGCATCATTGTAGTGGGTGGCGGAATCGGTGGATTGACGACTGCGATCGCGTTGCGGCGAGTGGGGATCGACGTCGATGTCTACGAGCGGGCGCCGGAGCTCGGGGAGGTCGGCGCCGGTATTGCGCTGGCGGTGAATGCGCTTCGCGCGCTCAGTGTGCTTGGGCTGGCCGGCGAACTTCAGTCTGAGGGCATCGTGCCGTTGCAAGGAGGACTGCGCCGGCCGGATGGCACCGTGCTCGCTTCGATGGCGGCCGGCGAACTCGCGCAGAATCTGGGGACGGTGGCAGTCGTTCATCGCGCGGAGTTGCTGGCGCTCCTAATGCGCCATGTTGAGCCGGGCTGTATTCACCTGGGAATGCGGTGTGTCGAAGTCCGCCAGGACCTCAGCGGAGTGACGGCGCGGTTCGATACCGGCGAAACCGTTCGTGCGGACGGCTTGGTCGCCGCGGATGGTCTCCGAAGCACTGTCCGTGCCCAGCTGTTCGACAGCCCTGCGGTTCGTTACGCCGGGTATACGGCGTGGCGCACGGTCGTGAAGTCATCCGATGCCGGGACAACGATGGGTGAGACATGGGGACGTGGACGCCGTTTCGGAATTATCCCCATGGCCAAAGGCCGTGTTTACTGGTTTGCGGTAAAGAATGCACCTGAGGGGCAGCGGGACCCATCCAGCGGGACGAAATCCGTACTGGCCGGGTTGTTCCGGGGGTGGCATTGGCCTGTCGAGGCGTTGATCGCGGCGTCGAGCGATGACTGTATCCTGCGAAACGACATTTATGACATCGACCCGCTGCCGCAACTAGTGAGGGGCCGCGTCGCGCTCCTGGGTGACGCCGCGCATGCGATGACTCCGAATCTCGGACAGGGAGCGTGCCAGGCGATCGAAGACAGTGTTGTCCTTGCGGTGTGCTTGAAGTCCGTCGATCCGATTGAGAAGGCGTTGCTTCAATACGAACGCCGGCGGTTGAGCCGCTCTCGAAGAATACAACTCTGGTCCCGGCGCTTAGGGAAAGCCGCCCAGCTCGAGAATCCTATACTGTGTGGGATTCGTGATTTCGCCATGCGGATGACCCCCAAAAAAGCCAGTCTCCAACAGCTCGGTTCTCTCTATGGAGCCGAGATCCTGACAGGTGACGAGGAAGCGCAGCTGAAAACGAGCAAATAG
- a CDS encoding TraR/DksA family transcriptional regulator — protein MDAKKMKETRQRLTADYEKLINSINRNRAAAEEIKAENTEDEGDLAAISHNKELFYNLHESDFARLRFIEEAIKALDRGQYGECVRCGTDISEKRLQAIPWATLCIRCQEETEADEVSSNMALAGSEEQTDF, from the coding sequence ATGGATGCGAAGAAGATGAAGGAAACCCGTCAAAGATTGACGGCGGATTACGAAAAATTGATCAACTCGATCAACCGTAACCGGGCCGCAGCGGAAGAAATCAAGGCCGAGAATACCGAAGACGAAGGCGATCTGGCCGCAATCAGCCACAACAAAGAACTCTTTTACAACCTGCACGAAAGCGATTTCGCCCGCCTGAGGTTTATCGAGGAAGCCATTAAAGCGCTGGACCGGGGCCAATATGGGGAGTGTGTCCGTTGCGGTACCGACATCAGCGAGAAACGGCTGCAGGCCATACCGTGGGCTACATTGTGCATTCGATGCCAGGAAGAAACCGAAGCGGACGAGGTTTCTTCAAATATGGCATTGGCCGGATCGGAAGAGCAGACGGACTTTTAG
- a CDS encoding XRE family transcriptional regulator produces MIRLGLDQRALADAAEVTESYISQLLSRKKMPPAPERTDIYNKLGRVLKLPPGKLAVLADLQRREELKRKIQSPPVPLLREVRDLLLQKCKPEKRAQIRAIFEKEAFGELERLITQKLLDVVQSLAREELGREDWLRIVARESARSYKQMRVAVLEFLDSDVFNITSESGAAFLDPLIVSWDIDLRTFSLEIALNSKVASANVKKFEFLEKQAEGFLAEEPGLRDFLKDRSLSADATPEEIDFLQALRFAGNRRPTAIYYYRELQNLRDPLHFYRKQTYD; encoded by the coding sequence ATGATCAGGTTGGGATTGGACCAGCGCGCCTTGGCCGATGCCGCAGAGGTCACGGAGTCTTATATCTCCCAGCTTTTGAGCCGCAAGAAGATGCCTCCTGCTCCCGAGCGGACGGACATATACAACAAGCTTGGCCGGGTTTTGAAGCTGCCTCCGGGAAAGCTCGCGGTCCTCGCCGATCTTCAGCGCCGGGAGGAGCTCAAACGGAAGATACAGAGTCCGCCTGTGCCCTTGTTGCGCGAAGTTCGGGACTTGCTTCTGCAAAAATGCAAGCCGGAGAAACGGGCGCAAATACGTGCGATCTTCGAGAAAGAAGCGTTTGGCGAACTTGAACGCCTGATCACCCAGAAACTCCTGGACGTCGTCCAGTCGCTCGCCCGCGAAGAATTGGGACGCGAGGATTGGCTGCGAATCGTCGCCCGGGAGAGCGCTCGAAGTTATAAGCAAATGCGGGTGGCCGTTCTGGAATTCCTGGATTCCGATGTGTTCAATATCACGTCTGAAAGCGGCGCCGCTTTCCTGGACCCGCTGATTGTCTCGTGGGACATCGACCTCAGAACGTTCAGCCTGGAGATCGCCCTGAATTCGAAGGTCGCTTCAGCGAACGTGAAGAAGTTTGAGTTTCTCGAAAAGCAAGCCGAAGGCTTCCTGGCAGAAGAGCCGGGCTTGCGCGACTTTCTTAAGGATCGCTCTCTCAGCGCAGATGCAACGCCGGAAGAAATCGATTTTCTGCAAGCTTTACGTTTTGCCGGAAACCGGCGGCCGACGGCGATTTATTACTATCGCGAACTGCAGAACCTGCGAGACCCGCTTCATTTTTATCGAAAGCAGACGTATGACTGA
- a CDS encoding ankyrin repeat domain-containing protein, producing MKEPQRSCLAADDADDADGAHHESLFAPHLRHLRHPRHLRLLIDNGADVNLVNKGGWTPLYLATDNRSIDGGDYPTRPPDMDQLEFIKKLLDKGANVNARMIDSTKKRTVFTGKWLNEDGATAFLRASQSGDVTLMKLLLEHGADPKIATRKGTTALAVASGIGWVEGITYEWSEKDNVEAVKMLLELGLDPNAVDTDGRRAIHGAAHKGRNEIVQMLADHGAQLDVRDKGSRDTRAGPLVGHGWLALDYAEGLVRVGVQSAIPHPETAALLRKLMAGKGLEVPPPNRNSTYSVCLVEVCKSN from the coding sequence ATTAAAGAGCCTCAAAGGTCGTGTTTAGCCGCAGATGACGCGGATGACGCAGATGGGGCGCATCATGAATCCCTTTTTGCGCCCCATCTGCGTCATCTGCGTCATCCGCGTCATCTGCGGCTTCTCATCGACAACGGGGCGGACGTGAATCTCGTCAATAAGGGAGGCTGGACGCCCTTATATCTTGCCACCGATAACCGCAGCATCGACGGCGGAGATTATCCAACGCGTCCTCCCGATATGGATCAGCTCGAATTCATCAAAAAGCTCCTCGATAAGGGAGCCAACGTGAATGCCAGAATGATCGACAGTACGAAAAAGCGAACCGTCTTCACAGGCAAGTGGCTCAACGAAGACGGCGCAACGGCTTTTTTGCGCGCGTCTCAATCCGGCGACGTGACTTTGATGAAGCTCCTGCTTGAACACGGCGCCGATCCGAAGATTGCCACAAGGAAAGGCACGACGGCTCTTGCCGTCGCCTCCGGTATCGGTTGGGTTGAAGGCATTACGTACGAGTGGTCGGAAAAAGACAATGTCGAAGCGGTGAAAATGCTTCTGGAACTCGGCCTCGATCCCAATGCGGTCGATACGGACGGGCGCCGGGCCATTCACGGCGCGGCGCACAAAGGACGCAACGAGATCGTTCAGATGCTCGCAGATCACGGCGCCCAACTGGACGTCCGCGACAAAGGCAGCCGCGACACGAGAGCGGGCCCGCTCGTCGGACATGGTTGGCTCGCACTCGACTACGCCGAAGGGCTTGTCCGCGTCGGTGTGCAGTCCGCGATTCCCCATCCCGAAACCGCGGCGCTGCTTCGGAAGCTCATGGCCGGTAAGGGCCTCGAAGTTCCGCCGCCGAATCGCAATTCGACGTATTCGGTCTGCCTGGTTGAAGTATGTAAAAGCAACTGA
- the sthA gene encoding Si-specific NAD(P)(+) transhydrogenase yields MTQRYEYDLICIGSGPAGQRAAIQASKLGKKVVVIEKQPCIGGACIETGTIPSKTFREAVQRFQPPPDLDGPAGNIYAAPVRPSMSQLVRQLGRVMQREMQNIGDALKRNNIDLVHGQASFTDRHTVQIDTGNGHTLITGDQILIAVGTRPSKPHGVEPDGQTVITSDDIPTLQQLPRTLAVVGAGVIGIEYASMFAALGVPVTVIDQRPRPLEFLDQEIGDELVHQLRRNDVMLRCGDAVEHIDIVEAPQRQGLIQLSSGKYLVADVILFSAGRVGATDKLRLDVIGIAPDARGRLQVDSNYRTAVEHIWAVGDVIGFPALAATSSEQGRLAACAMFGLPAEPMASHFPVGIYAIPEVSMVGATEEELTRQKVPYETGIARYKEISRGVILGDDSGMFKMLFHRDDGRLLGCHCIGSGATELIHIGQAVLALGGGLNYFLNTIFNYPTLAECYKVAAFNAANKLALTRKAKGMVASSIATQPPA; encoded by the coding sequence ATGACTCAACGTTACGAATACGATCTCATTTGCATTGGCAGCGGCCCGGCGGGACAGCGGGCCGCGATTCAGGCGTCGAAACTGGGAAAGAAAGTTGTGGTCATCGAAAAGCAACCGTGCATCGGCGGCGCTTGTATCGAAACCGGGACGATTCCCTCCAAGACGTTTCGCGAGGCCGTACAGCGTTTCCAGCCCCCGCCCGATCTCGACGGTCCCGCTGGAAATATCTATGCGGCGCCGGTTCGTCCCTCGATGAGCCAATTGGTCCGGCAACTCGGACGCGTCATGCAGCGGGAGATGCAGAACATCGGCGATGCGCTCAAGCGAAACAACATCGATCTGGTTCACGGCCAGGCCTCATTTACCGACAGGCATACCGTACAGATAGATACGGGAAACGGCCACACGCTTATCACCGGCGATCAGATTCTGATCGCTGTCGGTACGCGGCCGAGCAAGCCCCACGGTGTGGAGCCTGACGGGCAAACGGTCATCACCTCCGATGACATTCCGACGCTGCAACAGCTTCCTCGCACGCTTGCGGTTGTGGGAGCCGGGGTGATCGGTATCGAATACGCTTCGATGTTCGCGGCGCTGGGTGTGCCCGTGACGGTTATCGACCAGCGTCCCCGTCCTCTGGAGTTTCTCGATCAGGAAATCGGCGATGAGCTGGTTCATCAACTGCGCCGGAACGACGTGATGTTGCGCTGTGGGGATGCCGTGGAGCACATCGATATTGTCGAAGCCCCACAACGTCAGGGACTCATCCAACTCTCGTCCGGCAAATACCTGGTCGCTGACGTGATTTTATTTTCGGCAGGACGGGTGGGTGCGACCGATAAGCTGCGGCTCGATGTCATCGGCATCGCACCGGATGCCCGGGGACGGCTGCAAGTCGACAGCAATTATCGCACGGCCGTTGAACACATTTGGGCCGTTGGCGACGTGATCGGCTTTCCCGCGCTGGCCGCCACCTCCAGCGAACAGGGACGTCTTGCGGCATGTGCCATGTTTGGCCTGCCGGCCGAACCGATGGCCAGCCATTTCCCGGTAGGGATTTACGCCATTCCTGAGGTCTCGATGGTCGGTGCGACAGAGGAGGAATTGACGCGCCAGAAGGTTCCGTATGAAACCGGCATTGCCCGCTATAAAGAAATCTCCCGCGGGGTGATTCTGGGCGACGATTCCGGCATGTTCAAAATGCTCTTTCACCGTGATGATGGCCGGCTGCTGGGCTGCCATTGCATTGGAAGCGGAGCGACGGAACTCATCCATATCGGGCAGGCGGTCCTCGCTCTTGGCGGCGGACTGAACTATTTTCTCAACACGATCTTTAATTATCCAACCTTGGCCGAGTGTTACAAAGTCGCGGCTTTCAACGCCGCAAACAAGTTGGCGCTGACGCGAAAGGCCAAGGGGATGGTTGCTTCATCGATCGCCACTCAGCCACCCGCTTGA